A window of the Labrus mixtus chromosome 8, fLabMix1.1, whole genome shotgun sequence genome harbors these coding sequences:
- the selenot1a gene encoding thioredoxin reductase-like selenoprotein T1a has translation MKWLRFSLLVLGVFSLCYGTSGDISGVKKMKMQFAAGPLLKFQICISUGYKRVFEEYTQALYQRYPDIRIEGENYLPIPLYRHVASFLSIFKLLVIGLVIVGRDPFALFGMQAPGIWEWGQGNKIYACMMVFFLSNMLENQLMSTGAFEITLNDVPVWSKLESGHLPSMQQLVQILDNEMKMNVHMNTKPLHS, from the exons ATGAAGTGGCTACGGTTTTCGCTCCTCGTATTGGGGGTTTTCTCGCTGTGTTACGGCACCTCTGGCGACATCAGCGGAGTCAAGAAGATGAAGATGCAGTTTGCCGCAGGACCCCTGCTCAAGTTTCAAATTTG CATTTCCTGAGGGTACAAGCGGGTGTTTGAGGAGTACACGCAGGCCTTGTACCAGCGGTACCCGGACATCCGCATTGAAGGGGAGAACTATCTTCCTATACCCCTCTATCG acACGTTGCTTCCTTCCTGTCTATTTTCAAGCTGCTGGTGATTGGGCTGGTTATTGTTGGCAGGGACCCATTCGCCCTCTTTGGTATGCAAGCCCCAGGCATCTGGGAGTGGGGCCAGGGAAACAAG ATTTATGCTTGTATGATGGTGTTCTTCCTTAGTAATATGCTTGAAAACCAGTTAATGTCTACAGGAGCGTTTGAGATCACATTAAATG ATGTACCAGTGTGGTCAAAACTAGAATCGGGTCACCTGCCCTCCATGCAGCAGCTTGTGCAAATCCTGGACAACGAGATGAAGATGAACgttcacatgaacacaaaaccCCTCCACTCCTAA
- the kif2c gene encoding kinesin-like protein KIF2C isoform X3, with translation MEINLSKVLVGLSVQISRSDGRVHSATVKSFDGVKSAVMVEWLERKMCRGKEVEVSELCTLNPELLDLINGVINKPADPPLPAPDKYEGRLRSSRIPPPASFVSRPQVRQTCLFQPPGPVRASVATTESSNQSLETIQPDVTPSSVLTNSANPYRQRRKNEVQQAQLLARESIKENEPERMPPPPAAKGTMGRRKSVAPQELNKGSKRQSCVIKPPEMQTKKGKFGEISRPNQKFFEMIQDFRETLEITPIAASEHMAPQRICVCVRKRPLNKQEMNKKEIDVVSVPGKGTLLVHEPKQKVDLTKYLENQIFHFDYSFDESASNDLVYKFTAKPLVQSIFEGAMATCFAYGQTGSGKTHTMGGDFSGRQQNSAKGIYAFAAQDVFANLNHRRYSHLDLCAYVSFFEIYNGKVYDLLNKKAKLRVLEDERQQVQVVGLEEVYVSSTEEVIKMIQMGSSCRTSGQTSANANSSRSHAILQIALRRNDRASTLHGKFSLVDLAGNERGTDVSSNDRSTLVETAEINRSLLALKECIRSLGMNSDHIPFRMSTLTKVLRDSFIGEKSRTCMIAMVSPGMASCEYTMNTLRYADRVKELNGNSKASGATKVQEPMDSSTEEESAVDTSVYDAISQVAELEEKIYVELQRSSELVKAMEQTSYNIEAGVVDLVDHSQKLLDMVLALQSSVDKERMARLNH, from the exons ATGGAGATCAATCTGTCCAAAGTTCTTGTTGGACTCTCTGTTCAAATCAGTCGAAGCGATG GTCGAGTGCATTCAGCTACAGTCAAGTCGTTTGATGGCGTTAAGTCCGCTGTTATGGTCGAGTGGCTTGAGAGAAAGATGTGCCGAGGAAAGGAG GTGGAAGTGAGTGAGTTATGTACTCTCAATCCAGAGCTTTTGGACCTCATAAATGGGGTTATCAACAAACCTGCTGACCCACCCCTCCCTGCTCCTGACAAA TATGAGGGTCGGCTGCGCTCATCCAGGATTCCTCCCCCTGCCTCCT ttgtcaGTCGGCCTCAGGTCAGACAGACTTGCTTATTCCAGCCCCCGGGTCCTGTCCGAGCATCCGTCGCGACCACGGAGTCTTCTAATCAAAGCCTGGAGACAATCCAACCTGATGTCACTCCTTCATCAGTGCTCACAAACTCTG CAAACCCTTATCGGCAGCGTAGAAAGAACGAGGTCCAGCAGGCACAGTTGCTGGCCCGTGagtcaataaaagaaaatgaacctGAGAGAATGCCTCCCCCTCCTGCAGCTAAAG GTACTATGGGTAGAAGAAAGTCTGTGGCTCCCCAAGAGCTAAACAAAGGCAGCAAAAGGCAGTCGTGTGTTATAAAGCCTCCTGAGATGCAGACCAAGAAGGGAAAG TTTGGAGAGATTTCTCGACCAAACCAGAAGTTCTTTGAGATGATCCAAGACTTCAGAGAGACCTTAGAAATAACTCCTATAGCAGCGTCTGAACAT ATGGCACCCCAaaggatatgtgtgtgtgttcgcaaGAGGCCGCTTAACAAACAAG aGATGAATAAAAAGGAGATCGATGTGGTGTCTGTGCCTGGAAAAGGTACTCTGCTTGTCCATGAGCCAAAACAGAAAGTGGATCTTACAAAGTACTTGGAAAACCAAATCTTCCACTTTGACTACTCCTTTGATGAGAGCGCCTCCAATGACCTGGTCTACAA GTTCACAGCCAAACCTTTGGTGCAGTCCATTTTTGAAGGTGCCATGGCAACATGTTTCGCCTATGGCCAGACAGGAAGTGGGAAGACTCAT acaaTGGGAGGTGATTTCTCAGGGAGGCAGCAGAACAGTGCCAAAGGAATCTACGCCTTTGCAG CCCAGGATGTTTTCGCTAATCTCAACCACCGGAGGTATTCTCACCTGGATCTCTGTGCCTACGTCAGCTTCTTTGAGATTTACAATGGAAAA GTGTATGACCTGCTGAACAAAAAGGCAAAGCTCCGTGTTTTGGAGGATGAACGACAGCAGGTTCAGGTGGTGGGCCTGGAGGAGGTCTATGTGTCCTCAACAGAAGAGGTGATCAAGATGATTCAGATGGGCAGCTCATGCAG AACATCAGGCCAGACCTCAGCCAACGCGAACTCATCCCGCTCTCACGCCATCCTCCAGATTGCCCTACGACGCAATGACCGTGCCTCCACACTGCACGGGAAATTCTCATTGGTCGATTTGGCTGGCAATGAGCGCGGAACAGATGTCAGCAGCAATGACCGAAGCACTTTGGTCGAGACTGCAGAGATAAACCGCAGCCTACTGGCTCTTAAG GAGTGTATCCGTTCCCTGGGAATGAACAGTGATCACATCCCTTTCAGGATGAGCACTTTGACCAAAGTCCTCAGGGATTCCTTCATTGGAGAAAAGTCCAGGACCTGCATG ATTGCTATGGTGTCTCCAGGCATGGCTTCATGTGAATACACAATGAACACACTACGTTACGCTGACAG AGTGAAGGAGCTGAACGGTAATTCCAAAGCCAGTGGAGCAACAAAGGTTCAAGAGCCTATGGACAGCTCCACAGAGGAG GAGTCCGCTGTGGATACCAGTGTGTATGATGCCATATCTCAGGTggcagagctggaggagaagatTTATGTAGAGCTCCAG aggTCAAGTGAGTTGGTCAAAGCAATGGAGCAAACCTCATACAACATTGAGGCTGGAGTTGTTGACCTGGTGGATCATTCCCAGAAGCTGTTGG ACATGGTGCTGGCTCTGCAGTCTTCTGTGGATAAGGAGAGGATGGCGAGGCTGAACCACTGA
- the kif2c gene encoding kinesin-like protein KIF2C isoform X2 produces MEINLSKVLVGLSVQISRSDGRVHSATVKSFDGVKSAVMVEWLERKMCRGKEVEVSELCTLNPELLDLINGVINKPADPPLPAPDKYEGRLRSSRIPPPASSSAPAVSQAEESVVSRPQVRQTCLFQPPGPVRASVATTESSNQSLETIQPDVTPSSVLTNSANPYRQRRKNEVQQAQLLARESIKENEPERMPPPPAAKGTMGRRKSVAPQELNKGSKRQSCVIKPPEMQTKKGKFGEISRPNQKFFEMIQDFRETLEITPIAASEHMAPQRICVCVRKRPLNKQEMNKKEIDVVSVPGKGTLLVHEPKQKVDLTKYLENQIFHFDYSFDESASNDLVYKFTAKPLVQSIFEGAMATCFAYGQTGSGKTHTMGGDFSGRQQNSAKGIYAFAAQDVFANLNHRRYSHLDLCAYVSFFEIYNGKVYDLLNKKAKLRVLEDERQQVQVVGLEEVYVSSTEEVIKMIQMGSSCRTSGQTSANANSSRSHAILQIALRRNDRASTLHGKFSLVDLAGNERGTDVSSNDRSTLVETAEINRSLLALKECIRSLGMNSDHIPFRMSTLTKVLRDSFIGEKSRTCMIAMVSPGMASCEYTMNTLRYADRVKELNGNSKASGATKVQEPMDSSTEEESAVDTSVYDAISQVAELEEKIYVELQRSSELVKAMEQTSYNIEAGVVDLVDHSQKLLDMVLALQSSVDKERMARLNH; encoded by the exons ATGGAGATCAATCTGTCCAAAGTTCTTGTTGGACTCTCTGTTCAAATCAGTCGAAGCGATG GTCGAGTGCATTCAGCTACAGTCAAGTCGTTTGATGGCGTTAAGTCCGCTGTTATGGTCGAGTGGCTTGAGAGAAAGATGTGCCGAGGAAAGGAG GTGGAAGTGAGTGAGTTATGTACTCTCAATCCAGAGCTTTTGGACCTCATAAATGGGGTTATCAACAAACCTGCTGACCCACCCCTCCCTGCTCCTGACAAA TATGAGGGTCGGCTGCGCTCATCCAGGATTCCTCCCCCTGCCTCCT CCTCTGCTCCAGCAGTCAGCCAGGCTGAAGAGTCAG ttgtcaGTCGGCCTCAGGTCAGACAGACTTGCTTATTCCAGCCCCCGGGTCCTGTCCGAGCATCCGTCGCGACCACGGAGTCTTCTAATCAAAGCCTGGAGACAATCCAACCTGATGTCACTCCTTCATCAGTGCTCACAAACTCTG CAAACCCTTATCGGCAGCGTAGAAAGAACGAGGTCCAGCAGGCACAGTTGCTGGCCCGTGagtcaataaaagaaaatgaacctGAGAGAATGCCTCCCCCTCCTGCAGCTAAAG GTACTATGGGTAGAAGAAAGTCTGTGGCTCCCCAAGAGCTAAACAAAGGCAGCAAAAGGCAGTCGTGTGTTATAAAGCCTCCTGAGATGCAGACCAAGAAGGGAAAG TTTGGAGAGATTTCTCGACCAAACCAGAAGTTCTTTGAGATGATCCAAGACTTCAGAGAGACCTTAGAAATAACTCCTATAGCAGCGTCTGAACAT ATGGCACCCCAaaggatatgtgtgtgtgttcgcaaGAGGCCGCTTAACAAACAAG aGATGAATAAAAAGGAGATCGATGTGGTGTCTGTGCCTGGAAAAGGTACTCTGCTTGTCCATGAGCCAAAACAGAAAGTGGATCTTACAAAGTACTTGGAAAACCAAATCTTCCACTTTGACTACTCCTTTGATGAGAGCGCCTCCAATGACCTGGTCTACAA GTTCACAGCCAAACCTTTGGTGCAGTCCATTTTTGAAGGTGCCATGGCAACATGTTTCGCCTATGGCCAGACAGGAAGTGGGAAGACTCAT acaaTGGGAGGTGATTTCTCAGGGAGGCAGCAGAACAGTGCCAAAGGAATCTACGCCTTTGCAG CCCAGGATGTTTTCGCTAATCTCAACCACCGGAGGTATTCTCACCTGGATCTCTGTGCCTACGTCAGCTTCTTTGAGATTTACAATGGAAAA GTGTATGACCTGCTGAACAAAAAGGCAAAGCTCCGTGTTTTGGAGGATGAACGACAGCAGGTTCAGGTGGTGGGCCTGGAGGAGGTCTATGTGTCCTCAACAGAAGAGGTGATCAAGATGATTCAGATGGGCAGCTCATGCAG AACATCAGGCCAGACCTCAGCCAACGCGAACTCATCCCGCTCTCACGCCATCCTCCAGATTGCCCTACGACGCAATGACCGTGCCTCCACACTGCACGGGAAATTCTCATTGGTCGATTTGGCTGGCAATGAGCGCGGAACAGATGTCAGCAGCAATGACCGAAGCACTTTGGTCGAGACTGCAGAGATAAACCGCAGCCTACTGGCTCTTAAG GAGTGTATCCGTTCCCTGGGAATGAACAGTGATCACATCCCTTTCAGGATGAGCACTTTGACCAAAGTCCTCAGGGATTCCTTCATTGGAGAAAAGTCCAGGACCTGCATG ATTGCTATGGTGTCTCCAGGCATGGCTTCATGTGAATACACAATGAACACACTACGTTACGCTGACAG AGTGAAGGAGCTGAACGGTAATTCCAAAGCCAGTGGAGCAACAAAGGTTCAAGAGCCTATGGACAGCTCCACAGAGGAG GAGTCCGCTGTGGATACCAGTGTGTATGATGCCATATCTCAGGTggcagagctggaggagaagatTTATGTAGAGCTCCAG aggTCAAGTGAGTTGGTCAAAGCAATGGAGCAAACCTCATACAACATTGAGGCTGGAGTTGTTGACCTGGTGGATCATTCCCAGAAGCTGTTGG ACATGGTGCTGGCTCTGCAGTCTTCTGTGGATAAGGAGAGGATGGCGAGGCTGAACCACTGA
- the kif2c gene encoding kinesin-like protein KIF2C isoform X1, producing the protein MEINLSKVLVGLSVQISRSDGRVHSATVKSFDGVKSAVMVEWLERKMCRGKEVEVSELCTLNPELLDLINGVINKPADPPLPAPDKYEGRLRSSRIPPPASSSAPAVSQAEESGRQVVSRPQVRQTCLFQPPGPVRASVATTESSNQSLETIQPDVTPSSVLTNSANPYRQRRKNEVQQAQLLARESIKENEPERMPPPPAAKGTMGRRKSVAPQELNKGSKRQSCVIKPPEMQTKKGKFGEISRPNQKFFEMIQDFRETLEITPIAASEHMAPQRICVCVRKRPLNKQEMNKKEIDVVSVPGKGTLLVHEPKQKVDLTKYLENQIFHFDYSFDESASNDLVYKFTAKPLVQSIFEGAMATCFAYGQTGSGKTHTMGGDFSGRQQNSAKGIYAFAAQDVFANLNHRRYSHLDLCAYVSFFEIYNGKVYDLLNKKAKLRVLEDERQQVQVVGLEEVYVSSTEEVIKMIQMGSSCRTSGQTSANANSSRSHAILQIALRRNDRASTLHGKFSLVDLAGNERGTDVSSNDRSTLVETAEINRSLLALKECIRSLGMNSDHIPFRMSTLTKVLRDSFIGEKSRTCMIAMVSPGMASCEYTMNTLRYADRVKELNGNSKASGATKVQEPMDSSTEEESAVDTSVYDAISQVAELEEKIYVELQRSSELVKAMEQTSYNIEAGVVDLVDHSQKLLDMVLALQSSVDKERMARLNH; encoded by the exons ATGGAGATCAATCTGTCCAAAGTTCTTGTTGGACTCTCTGTTCAAATCAGTCGAAGCGATG GTCGAGTGCATTCAGCTACAGTCAAGTCGTTTGATGGCGTTAAGTCCGCTGTTATGGTCGAGTGGCTTGAGAGAAAGATGTGCCGAGGAAAGGAG GTGGAAGTGAGTGAGTTATGTACTCTCAATCCAGAGCTTTTGGACCTCATAAATGGGGTTATCAACAAACCTGCTGACCCACCCCTCCCTGCTCCTGACAAA TATGAGGGTCGGCTGCGCTCATCCAGGATTCCTCCCCCTGCCTCCT CCTCTGCTCCAGCAGTCAGCCAGGCTGAAGAGTCAGGTCGGCAAG ttgtcaGTCGGCCTCAGGTCAGACAGACTTGCTTATTCCAGCCCCCGGGTCCTGTCCGAGCATCCGTCGCGACCACGGAGTCTTCTAATCAAAGCCTGGAGACAATCCAACCTGATGTCACTCCTTCATCAGTGCTCACAAACTCTG CAAACCCTTATCGGCAGCGTAGAAAGAACGAGGTCCAGCAGGCACAGTTGCTGGCCCGTGagtcaataaaagaaaatgaacctGAGAGAATGCCTCCCCCTCCTGCAGCTAAAG GTACTATGGGTAGAAGAAAGTCTGTGGCTCCCCAAGAGCTAAACAAAGGCAGCAAAAGGCAGTCGTGTGTTATAAAGCCTCCTGAGATGCAGACCAAGAAGGGAAAG TTTGGAGAGATTTCTCGACCAAACCAGAAGTTCTTTGAGATGATCCAAGACTTCAGAGAGACCTTAGAAATAACTCCTATAGCAGCGTCTGAACAT ATGGCACCCCAaaggatatgtgtgtgtgttcgcaaGAGGCCGCTTAACAAACAAG aGATGAATAAAAAGGAGATCGATGTGGTGTCTGTGCCTGGAAAAGGTACTCTGCTTGTCCATGAGCCAAAACAGAAAGTGGATCTTACAAAGTACTTGGAAAACCAAATCTTCCACTTTGACTACTCCTTTGATGAGAGCGCCTCCAATGACCTGGTCTACAA GTTCACAGCCAAACCTTTGGTGCAGTCCATTTTTGAAGGTGCCATGGCAACATGTTTCGCCTATGGCCAGACAGGAAGTGGGAAGACTCAT acaaTGGGAGGTGATTTCTCAGGGAGGCAGCAGAACAGTGCCAAAGGAATCTACGCCTTTGCAG CCCAGGATGTTTTCGCTAATCTCAACCACCGGAGGTATTCTCACCTGGATCTCTGTGCCTACGTCAGCTTCTTTGAGATTTACAATGGAAAA GTGTATGACCTGCTGAACAAAAAGGCAAAGCTCCGTGTTTTGGAGGATGAACGACAGCAGGTTCAGGTGGTGGGCCTGGAGGAGGTCTATGTGTCCTCAACAGAAGAGGTGATCAAGATGATTCAGATGGGCAGCTCATGCAG AACATCAGGCCAGACCTCAGCCAACGCGAACTCATCCCGCTCTCACGCCATCCTCCAGATTGCCCTACGACGCAATGACCGTGCCTCCACACTGCACGGGAAATTCTCATTGGTCGATTTGGCTGGCAATGAGCGCGGAACAGATGTCAGCAGCAATGACCGAAGCACTTTGGTCGAGACTGCAGAGATAAACCGCAGCCTACTGGCTCTTAAG GAGTGTATCCGTTCCCTGGGAATGAACAGTGATCACATCCCTTTCAGGATGAGCACTTTGACCAAAGTCCTCAGGGATTCCTTCATTGGAGAAAAGTCCAGGACCTGCATG ATTGCTATGGTGTCTCCAGGCATGGCTTCATGTGAATACACAATGAACACACTACGTTACGCTGACAG AGTGAAGGAGCTGAACGGTAATTCCAAAGCCAGTGGAGCAACAAAGGTTCAAGAGCCTATGGACAGCTCCACAGAGGAG GAGTCCGCTGTGGATACCAGTGTGTATGATGCCATATCTCAGGTggcagagctggaggagaagatTTATGTAGAGCTCCAG aggTCAAGTGAGTTGGTCAAAGCAATGGAGCAAACCTCATACAACATTGAGGCTGGAGTTGTTGACCTGGTGGATCATTCCCAGAAGCTGTTGG ACATGGTGCTGGCTCTGCAGTCTTCTGTGGATAAGGAGAGGATGGCGAGGCTGAACCACTGA